The following are encoded in a window of Risungbinella massiliensis genomic DNA:
- a CDS encoding twin-arginine translocase TatA/TatE family subunit, whose product MITGWEWLLIVFVALLLFGPKKLPELGRAIGKGLREFKQATSGMLDEEDKAKKAASESK is encoded by the coding sequence ATGATTACTGGATGGGAATGGCTACTCATCGTATTCGTTGCATTGCTACTCTTCGGACCCAAAAAGCTTCCAGAACTAGGTCGTGCTATTGGAAAAGGGCTACGCGAGTTCAAACAAGCTACCTCAGGGATGTTAGATGAAGAGGACAAAGCAAAAAAAGCAGCATCTGAAAGTAAATAA
- a CDS encoding MFS transporter: protein MRSLKQFPLFARLMIGATLGLNMGRYVVLPFFSVYLIETLHLSPLQAGILLSLFITLSDLFPIITGTVTARIGLPLTLLCSCLLCLISLICFSFFSSFPLLLLVSLFYGLGSASLEPALRASLGSLREQERKTAFTYFHQAINLGALLGAIIGGLSWSIDQRTTFLVSAILFGLLFLGFWYFYQEIPRVKQNKVTWQTYREILRNKPFLFYTVSMIFYWMLYVQLYVTFPVQLFRTTQSDFWMQAVIPVNCLLSYLLMFWLRKTFIQYHSFQMITIGMLIMATSIFALPVTGFIWWAFLCLLCFTFGETISMPSTDLAVIEQTKPQDYSSYFGVFYGLSYGIGGSLGNFIGAYATDSSTSVGWSLFGILSLVGILFLYLLQCKFYFQEKITPSIRRNLSSQEKG, encoded by the coding sequence ATGCGTTCCCTGAAGCAGTTTCCGCTATTTGCGAGACTGATGATTGGCGCAACTCTTGGGTTGAATATGGGAAGATATGTAGTTCTCCCATTTTTCTCGGTCTACCTGATCGAAACATTGCACTTGTCCCCCTTGCAAGCAGGGATACTTTTATCCCTTTTCATCACCCTGAGCGATCTGTTCCCGATCATTACTGGAACGGTCACTGCTCGGATCGGACTTCCCCTCACCTTGCTTTGTAGTTGTCTCCTCTGTCTTATCAGTCTAATATGTTTTTCATTCTTCTCCTCCTTTCCTCTGCTACTCCTCGTAAGTCTCTTCTATGGACTGGGGTCCGCTTCGTTAGAACCTGCTCTGCGTGCTAGCTTGGGATCATTACGAGAACAAGAACGCAAAACAGCATTCACTTATTTTCATCAGGCGATCAACCTTGGAGCGTTGCTAGGAGCAATCATCGGTGGGCTTTCGTGGTCGATCGATCAACGCACAACTTTTTTGGTATCTGCCATTTTATTTGGTTTACTCTTTTTGGGATTCTGGTATTTTTATCAGGAGATTCCTAGAGTGAAACAGAACAAGGTCACTTGGCAAACCTATCGAGAGATCTTGCGTAACAAACCATTTCTGTTCTATACCGTTTCGATGATTTTCTACTGGATGCTTTATGTTCAACTCTATGTAACATTCCCTGTACAGCTTTTCCGCACTACCCAAAGTGATTTTTGGATGCAAGCAGTCATTCCGGTTAACTGTCTCTTAAGTTATCTTCTCATGTTCTGGCTACGTAAAACGTTTATTCAATACCACTCTTTCCAAATGATAACGATCGGTATGCTAATTATGGCAACAAGCATATTTGCGCTACCCGTCACAGGCTTTATCTGGTGGGCTTTTCTTTGTCTCCTCTGTTTTACGTTTGGTGAAACGATCTCGATGCCATCAACCGACCTTGCTGTGATTGAGCAAACGAAACCACAAGATTACTCTTCTTACTTTGGTGTCTTTTATGGACTTTCCTATGGTATTGGTGGGTCATTGGGAAATTTTATCGGTGCTTATGCAACGGATAGTAGTACCTCTGTCGGCTGGTCTTTATTTGGTATTCTCAGTCTTGTTGGAATTCTGTTTCTCTATCTATTACAGTGCAAATTTTATTTTCAAGAAAAGATCACTCCTTCTATTCGTAGGAATCTATCAAGTCAAGAAAAAGGATAA
- a CDS encoding spore coat associated protein CotJA translates to MADQRKRKFTCTKTYRPFHSRYDPCKPIGKKYYSTPPNLYIGFQPPNLPQFSPQEALMKGTLWPAFCDYYENPYKEKERDKG, encoded by the coding sequence TTGGCGGATCAACGAAAAAGAAAGTTTACCTGTACAAAGACATACCGTCCCTTTCATAGTCGATATGATCCATGCAAACCGATAGGGAAAAAATATTACTCTACTCCTCCCAACCTCTATATCGGATTTCAGCCTCCGAATTTGCCGCAATTTTCACCGCAAGAAGCATTAATGAAGGGGACGTTATGGCCTGCATTCTGTGACTACTACGAAAATCCGTATAAAGAGAAAGAGAGGGACAAAGGGTGA
- a CDS encoding spore coat protein CotJB: MKQLPPEYYQRLEEIQAVDFVLVELTLYLDTHPDDQHALQQFNQCAHHSHRLKHAFEKRFGPLQQYGNSFTNPDYWSWGATPWPWQV, encoded by the coding sequence GTGAAACAGCTACCTCCAGAGTATTACCAGCGTTTAGAAGAGATTCAAGCTGTTGATTTTGTACTGGTAGAACTAACTCTCTATTTAGATACTCATCCAGATGACCAGCATGCTTTACAACAGTTCAATCAGTGCGCACATCATAGTCATCGGCTCAAACATGCTTTTGAAAAGAGATTTGGTCCGTTGCAACAATACGGAAATAGTTTTACAAATCCTGATTATTGGAGTTGGGGAGCGACTCCTTGGCCATGGCAGGTATAG
- a CDS encoding recombinase family protein, giving the protein METKKTVAVYVRKSREEETEDTLKRQQAVLTELCERNNWNYDVYTEVGSSQELDRPELQKMLSRVKLFHYDAVVSSDQDRLSRNVGHLDQIKQTLVNAGCLFVTPSRIYDFKKDDDDFISDIQSVLSKQEYQKIKARLIRGSRQSARDGNWLGKKAPIGYKYNRDTKKLELSEDSPVIEKIFQLYVDGLSTKDIAYKFSNERVKTLVNMTWTPAGVTRLLSNVVYAGHSLYGKTNQKKIDGKRITAYTDESEQILVENTHEPIVSQELFDQVQQLKKERNSRPPALKLGKHKFSGLIRCGICGAVHSFQTSRYNRKRISSCQTRTYTTGNSYTVCPNKGANLSEFEELFYSYFSQHVKQLEQYVDLIKANGTNDAPDYAQEIESKIKQIAKLNNDIRRVQQGFMMEIFTQAEARVQIQQLKQQIKILEEQVNELKESGNVTELDRVELTLEKMKRFLTHGDKLPEREANTILLELMETIVYTKTDKEMSIKIVMK; this is encoded by the coding sequence ATGGAAACAAAGAAAACCGTTGCTGTTTACGTCCGTAAGTCAAGAGAGGAAGAAACAGAGGATACACTGAAAAGACAACAAGCCGTTCTCACGGAACTTTGTGAGCGTAACAATTGGAATTATGACGTTTACACAGAAGTAGGAAGCTCTCAAGAGTTGGACAGACCAGAGCTTCAAAAAATGCTCTCAAGAGTTAAACTGTTTCATTATGACGCTGTTGTTTCATCTGACCAAGACCGTTTGAGTCGTAACGTTGGACACTTAGACCAAATCAAACAAACTCTTGTGAACGCTGGTTGTTTGTTTGTCACTCCGTCAAGAATTTATGATTTCAAAAAGGATGACGACGACTTTATTTCAGACATTCAAAGTGTTCTCTCAAAGCAAGAATACCAAAAAATCAAAGCTCGTCTCATTAGAGGAAGCAGACAGTCAGCTCGCGATGGTAACTGGTTAGGAAAAAAAGCTCCGATTGGTTACAAGTATAATAGAGATACCAAGAAGCTTGAGCTGTCAGAAGACTCTCCGGTCATTGAAAAAATATTCCAGCTTTATGTTGACGGACTATCGACAAAAGATATTGCGTACAAGTTCTCTAATGAAAGAGTAAAGACCTTAGTCAATATGACCTGGACACCAGCTGGTGTTACAAGACTCCTTTCAAATGTTGTTTACGCTGGTCACTCCCTCTATGGAAAGACAAACCAAAAGAAGATTGACGGAAAACGTATTACAGCATATACAGACGAATCTGAGCAAATTCTGGTTGAAAATACTCACGAACCTATTGTTTCCCAAGAGTTGTTTGACCAAGTCCAGCAATTAAAGAAAGAACGTAACTCAAGACCTCCAGCTCTCAAGCTCGGAAAACACAAATTCTCGGGTCTTATTCGTTGTGGTATTTGTGGAGCTGTTCATTCATTTCAGACAAGCAGATACAACAGAAAGAGAATTTCAAGTTGCCAAACAAGAACATATACAACTGGAAACTCTTACACTGTTTGTCCAAACAAAGGAGCGAACCTTTCAGAGTTCGAGGAACTGTTTTATTCCTACTTCTCACAGCATGTCAAACAACTGGAACAATATGTTGACTTGATCAAAGCGAACGGTACAAATGACGCTCCAGACTATGCTCAAGAAATCGAATCAAAGATAAAGCAAATTGCAAAGCTGAACAACGACATTAGAAGAGTCCAACAAGGTTTTATGATGGAGATTTTCACACAAGCAGAAGCAAGAGTTCAAATTCAACAGCTAAAGCAACAGATCAAAATATTAGAGGAACAAGTCAACGAACTCAAGGAATCTGGGAATGTCACAGAGTTGGACAGAGTGGAACTCACACTCGAAAAAATGAAACGCTTTTTGACACATGGAGACAAACTACCAGAAAGGGAAGCAAACACAATCTTGTTGGAATTGATGGAGACAATTGTGTATACAAAAACAGACAAAGAAATGAGTATCAAAATTGTAATGAAGTAA
- a CDS encoding winged helix-turn-helix transcriptional regulator: protein MSDNLRQEIIEKILNKDFNCEKELTLSIISGKWKIVILWHLGVEGPHRFSELQRLFPKISHKILTNQLRELMEDGIVHREVFPEIPPKVEYSMTELGMTLVPIVEMMYDWGKKRIEQIKHEIKHSE from the coding sequence ATGTCAGATAACTTACGGCAGGAAATTATAGAAAAAATATTAAATAAGGATTTTAACTGTGAAAAGGAACTTACCTTATCGATTATAAGTGGAAAATGGAAAATCGTAATTTTATGGCATTTAGGCGTGGAAGGACCACATCGGTTCAGTGAGCTACAGAGACTTTTCCCAAAAATATCTCATAAAATATTAACCAACCAATTACGTGAATTGATGGAAGATGGAATAGTTCATAGAGAGGTTTTCCCCGAAATTCCTCCTAAAGTCGAATACTCCATGACCGAACTCGGAATGACTTTAGTACCAATTGTAGAGATGATGTATGACTGGGGGAAAAAACGAATAGAACAAATTAAACACGAAATCAAGCATTCAGAATGA
- a CDS encoding DJ-1/PfpI family protein, translating into MSKKALFIIPPERFNEDELFHPKEALESAGVKVTIASTITGEITGDYQGVTNAEMIFSDASVSDYDLVAVIGGSGTNDYLWGNQELLDYLKQAHEQKILVTGICAGAVTVVKTGLLSGREATCYPVDVQINELKANNVEYVVQHVVAHDDIITGDGPDGAKEFGKSLVKVLS; encoded by the coding sequence ATGAGTAAAAAAGCATTATTTATTATACCGCCAGAACGTTTTAATGAAGATGAATTGTTTCATCCAAAAGAAGCATTGGAAAGTGCAGGAGTTAAGGTAACTATCGCAAGTACCATAACAGGGGAAATAACAGGTGACTATCAAGGCGTAACAAACGCTGAAATGATTTTCTCTGATGCTTCAGTCAGTGATTATGATCTTGTAGCTGTTATTGGAGGATCAGGTACCAATGATTATCTATGGGGAAATCAAGAGTTACTAGATTACTTGAAACAAGCTCATGAGCAAAAAATTCTGGTAACAGGAATTTGTGCAGGAGCTGTTACGGTAGTGAAAACAGGGTTACTTTCTGGACGCGAAGCAACATGCTATCCAGTTGATGTACAGATTAACGAATTGAAGGCTAACAATGTAGAGTACGTTGTCCAACACGTTGTTGCTCATGATGACATAATCACAGGTGATGGTCCAGATGGTGCCAAAGAATTTGGTAAGAGCTTAGTCAAAGTTTTGAGTTAG
- a CDS encoding YbdD/YjiX family protein: MEFLRKAIRGLSQYLQAIAGVPNYEAYVAHLKEHHPNETPMCEKEFHRTRNDEKYGGGSIRRCC; encoded by the coding sequence ATGGAATTCTTGCGAAAAGCGATCCGGGGACTTTCGCAGTATCTGCAGGCGATCGCAGGTGTCCCAAACTACGAGGCATATGTTGCTCATTTAAAAGAACACCATCCGAACGAGACTCCCATGTGTGAAAAAGAATTCCATCGGACACGTAATGATGAAAAATACGGTGGCGGAAGCATTCGTCGTTGTTGTTAA
- a CDS encoding carbon starvation CstA family protein produces MNGKRWLSYVIWALISILGAAAFGFLALKRGETINSLWLLTAAVCTYAVAYRFYSRFMARKVFELDDNRKTPAEVHNDGKDFVPTNKWVLFGHHFAAIAGAGPLVGPILAAQMGYLPGTLWIVIGVVLGGAVQDFIILFGSMRRNGKSLGEIAREEIGPVGGFTALIAILAIMIILLAVLALVVVKALAESPWGMFTLAMTIPIAFLMGIYMRYLRPGKVLEASVIGFVLLILALVAGQFVAEHPTWGPAFTFEGTTITWMMIIYGFVASVIPVWLLLTPRDYLSTFLKIGTIFGLALGILIVMPELSMPAITKFIDGTGPVFSGNLFPFVFITIACGSISGFHALVSSGTTPKMIQRESHATAIGYGGMLTESFVAIMALIAACVLTPGTYFAMNSPAAIIGTDTTSAAAAVTNMGFTITPQDLDQLADDIGESTILSRTGGAPTLAVGMATIFSSFLGGPAFMAFWYHFAILFEAVFILTTIDAGTRVGRFVLQDLLSRISPKLGQTDYYPANILASGLIVAGWGYFLYQGVIDPLGGINTLWPLFGIANQMLAVLALAVGTTILIKMGKAVYSWITLVPLTWLTIVTMTAGYQKLFDESPAIGFLAAANKYATALESGNIIGPAKSVEQMEQIILNNQIDAVLTGVFMVLVLIILGDSMRVWYQKLVQKRDLPLQESPYIPNQSSSIGG; encoded by the coding sequence ATGAATGGGAAGCGATGGCTATCTTATGTAATTTGGGCACTTATCTCGATCCTTGGAGCTGCTGCGTTTGGCTTTCTTGCGTTAAAACGTGGTGAAACGATCAATTCCTTATGGTTACTTACCGCTGCCGTCTGTACGTATGCTGTCGCTTATCGATTTTATAGTCGTTTTATGGCAAGAAAAGTTTTTGAATTGGACGACAATAGAAAAACACCCGCTGAAGTACACAACGACGGAAAAGATTTCGTTCCCACAAATAAATGGGTATTGTTTGGTCATCACTTTGCGGCAATCGCAGGTGCAGGTCCGCTCGTTGGTCCCATTTTGGCAGCTCAAATGGGCTATCTTCCCGGAACACTCTGGATCGTAATCGGGGTAGTGCTCGGTGGAGCGGTTCAAGATTTTATTATTCTCTTTGGCTCGATGCGTCGTAATGGGAAATCTCTTGGAGAGATCGCACGAGAAGAGATCGGACCAGTTGGTGGCTTTACTGCTCTAATCGCCATCTTGGCCATTATGATCATCTTACTTGCTGTACTAGCTTTAGTGGTAGTAAAAGCACTGGCGGAAAGCCCTTGGGGTATGTTCACCCTCGCTATGACGATTCCGATTGCCTTCTTGATGGGGATCTATATGCGCTACTTGCGACCCGGAAAAGTATTGGAAGCCTCTGTAATTGGCTTTGTACTCTTGATCCTTGCTCTCGTAGCTGGTCAATTTGTTGCAGAACATCCGACTTGGGGTCCTGCTTTCACCTTTGAAGGTACCACTATCACATGGATGATGATCATTTATGGTTTTGTCGCTTCTGTTATTCCTGTTTGGCTTTTGCTTACTCCCCGCGATTACTTAAGTACCTTCTTAAAAATCGGAACCATCTTTGGATTAGCGCTTGGGATCTTGATCGTGATGCCAGAGCTATCCATGCCGGCAATCACCAAATTTATTGATGGGACAGGCCCTGTCTTTTCTGGCAACCTATTCCCATTCGTCTTTATCACCATCGCATGTGGTTCTATTTCTGGTTTCCATGCATTGGTCTCTTCTGGTACTACTCCAAAAATGATTCAACGAGAATCACATGCTACCGCAATTGGATACGGAGGAATGTTGACTGAGTCCTTTGTTGCGATCATGGCTTTAATCGCTGCATGTGTCCTCACACCAGGAACCTATTTTGCCATGAACAGTCCGGCGGCGATCATCGGGACAGACACTACCTCCGCTGCTGCCGCTGTCACCAATATGGGCTTTACCATTACTCCACAAGACTTAGATCAACTAGCGGATGATATCGGCGAATCTACTATTCTCTCTCGAACAGGTGGTGCTCCAACGCTAGCGGTTGGGATGGCAACGATCTTCTCTAGCTTCTTGGGTGGCCCAGCTTTTATGGCCTTTTGGTATCACTTTGCCATTCTATTTGAAGCAGTCTTTATCTTAACTACCATCGACGCCGGAACAAGGGTAGGTCGTTTTGTCTTACAAGATCTACTCAGTCGTATCTCTCCAAAACTAGGACAAACAGACTACTATCCTGCCAATATACTAGCCAGCGGATTAATCGTCGCGGGTTGGGGTTATTTCCTCTACCAAGGCGTAATTGATCCACTTGGCGGCATTAACACCCTATGGCCACTCTTTGGAATCGCCAATCAAATGCTCGCCGTATTAGCACTTGCCGTCGGAACTACAATCCTGATCAAAATGGGCAAAGCAGTCTATTCCTGGATCACACTCGTTCCACTTACATGGCTCACGATCGTCACGATGACCGCTGGATATCAAAAGCTCTTTGATGAAAGCCCTGCGATTGGCTTCTTAGCAGCTGCAAACAAATATGCTACGGCTCTAGAATCTGGAAATATCATTGGACCTGCTAAATCGGTCGAACAGATGGAACAAATTATCTTAAACAATCAGATCGACGCAGTTCTTACTGGGGTCTTTATGGTGCTAGTTCTGATTATCTTAGGAGATTCTATGAGAGTCTGGTATCAAAAACTAGTACAAAAAAGAGATCTGCCACTCCAAGAATCGCCGTATATCCCGAATCAATCTTCCTCGATTGGAGGTTGA
- a CDS encoding TIGR03571 family LLM class oxidoreductase, whose amino-acid sequence MNTIDRITTKNMTIGIQLPLDQIQGEEEQKRRREEGVPFPYGVPDWTNHAKYAKMVDQLGFAAIWMRDVPLYDPYRYGDAGPVFDPIVYLGYLSAITQQVVLGTGAIVLTLRHPIHVAKAAATIDQLSKGRLLLGIATGDRPVEFPIFGVDRRDRGVDIVENVSFIQKAWQDGPLFENGVELLPKPYQDTIPIVMAGRGSQTIDWIAQNLNGWFDYPRGIGETKRQIEKWKKALTEAKIAEKKPYLSNFHLQLHENPEHPLESLRFGGIIGRNALIRYLHKLEEIGLDHLVFHLSNSERTIPEVLEELAEFVLPEFPTHEISK is encoded by the coding sequence ATGAACACGATAGATCGCATTACTACTAAAAATATGACCATTGGAATTCAACTGCCACTAGATCAGATTCAAGGAGAAGAAGAACAAAAAAGACGAAGAGAAGAGGGAGTGCCTTTTCCTTATGGTGTTCCGGATTGGACCAACCATGCCAAATACGCAAAAATGGTGGATCAACTTGGATTTGCGGCTATCTGGATGAGAGATGTTCCTCTATATGACCCATACCGCTATGGGGATGCTGGACCTGTCTTTGATCCAATTGTTTATTTAGGATACCTTTCCGCGATTACTCAACAAGTGGTACTTGGAACGGGAGCGATTGTTCTAACTTTGCGTCATCCAATTCATGTGGCAAAAGCGGCTGCGACTATCGATCAACTTTCAAAAGGGAGACTGCTTTTAGGTATTGCAACTGGAGATCGCCCTGTAGAATTTCCGATATTTGGTGTGGATCGCAGAGATCGAGGAGTAGATATAGTAGAAAATGTGTCGTTCATTCAAAAGGCTTGGCAGGATGGCCCCCTTTTTGAGAATGGTGTAGAGCTATTACCTAAACCTTATCAAGATACCATTCCGATAGTAATGGCAGGACGTGGCTCACAGACGATTGACTGGATAGCGCAAAATTTAAACGGATGGTTTGATTATCCAAGAGGAATCGGTGAGACCAAGCGACAGATTGAGAAATGGAAAAAGGCTCTTACAGAGGCGAAGATCGCAGAGAAAAAACCATACCTATCTAATTTTCATCTTCAACTACACGAGAATCCAGAACATCCTCTTGAATCGCTTCGATTTGGGGGGATTATCGGACGTAATGCCCTCATTCGTTATCTTCATAAATTAGAAGAGATTGGATTAGATCATTTAGTTTTCCATCTAAGTAATTCAGAGCGCACGATTCCAGAGGTACTAGAAGAGCTAGCAGAATTTGTTTTACCAGAGTTTCCAACACATGAGATATCGAAATAA
- a CDS encoding RrF2 family transcriptional regulator: MNSEFTIAVHSLAFLAHIPTHMASSDLLAWTVCTNPVRIRRVMNLLKKNGLVQVQKGTGGGYILKCEPKEVSLGELYRITSPRSLVTDWRSGDPKMDCLVGSQIGDVMNNIFEDAETSYKRFLDQVTLQDILDQLVEGQKKGS; this comes from the coding sequence TTGAATAGTGAATTTACGATAGCCGTTCACAGTTTAGCTTTTTTAGCCCATATACCTACTCATATGGCTTCAAGCGACCTTTTGGCATGGACTGTTTGCACGAATCCAGTTCGTATACGAAGAGTGATGAACTTGTTGAAAAAGAATGGATTGGTTCAAGTTCAAAAAGGAACTGGTGGTGGGTATATATTAAAATGTGAACCAAAAGAAGTATCATTAGGAGAACTATATAGAATTACATCCCCACGATCATTAGTTACTGATTGGCGATCTGGTGATCCTAAAATGGATTGTTTGGTAGGATCGCAGATTGGAGATGTAATGAATAACATATTTGAAGATGCAGAAACTAGTTACAAGAGGTTTTTGGATCAGGTTACTCTCCAAGATATTTTGGATCAGTTAGTAGAAGGACAAAAAAAAGGATCATGA
- the trxA gene encoding thioredoxin yields the protein MSIIQITDSTFDQTLQAKGLVLVDFWAPWCAPCRMVAPILEELAEQTNGKVTIAKLNVDENPVITNKFGIRSIPTLKLFKNGTEVETLVGVQPLEELKDLVLQHS from the coding sequence ATGTCCATAATTCAAATTACCGATTCAACCTTTGACCAAACTCTTCAAGCTAAAGGATTGGTACTAGTCGATTTTTGGGCACCTTGGTGTGCCCCATGTAGAATGGTGGCTCCTATTTTGGAAGAATTAGCAGAACAAACGAATGGAAAAGTAACCATTGCAAAATTGAATGTAGATGAAAATCCAGTAATAACGAATAAATTTGGGATTAGGAGTATTCCAACCCTTAAGCTGTTCAAAAACGGAACAGAAGTAGAAACACTCGTGGGTGTACAGCCTTTAGAAGAATTGAAAGACTTAGTATTACAACACAGTTAA